One stretch of Akkermansia sp. RCC_12PD DNA includes these proteins:
- a CDS encoding Gfo/Idh/MocA family oxidoreductase, producing MPEQKRLSLAGIGCGSRTRTYMELAMERKDRYRIAAAADPVKERAEAVRDFAPEEERASVRLFPDAESLLAQPRLADVAIIGTQDDYHYVPCKKALELGYNVLLEKPIAKTLKEALELRDLAKRLDRRVAVCHVLRYTQFYRTLKKIIDSGEIGDIVTFNANEGVGAWHFAHSFVRGHWGNSKTSTPMIVAKCCHDMDILYWLMGRRKCLSLASFGELSFFTRKTLSSPRPERCTDWTAPVGEDPWDARKYATDDECKRWLGMVYDRAREATAEEIYEWLKTSPWGRDYLQCDNDQPDHQVSIMRFEGGLTGTFTMTAFEQGRHIEVYGTKGRIRAGAFYKENGPGEITVTPHFGGRPRVVELEELEGGYQGHGGGDWGLVQALYDDILTVSSPADMTTSIEESAHSHVMAFATEHARLSGKVVDVAEFERRVMNGELAY from the coding sequence ATGCCTGAACAAAAAAGACTCTCCCTCGCCGGCATCGGCTGCGGTTCCCGCACCCGGACCTACATGGAGCTGGCCATGGAACGGAAGGACCGTTACCGCATCGCCGCGGCGGCGGACCCCGTGAAGGAACGTGCGGAAGCCGTGCGGGACTTTGCCCCGGAGGAGGAACGCGCCTCCGTCCGCCTGTTTCCGGATGCGGAATCTCTGCTGGCGCAACCGCGCCTGGCGGACGTCGCCATCATCGGCACGCAGGATGACTACCATTACGTCCCTTGTAAAAAGGCCTTGGAACTGGGCTACAACGTCCTGCTGGAAAAACCCATCGCCAAAACGCTGAAAGAAGCACTGGAACTGCGCGACCTGGCGAAACGCCTGGACCGCCGCGTGGCCGTGTGCCACGTCCTGCGCTACACCCAGTTCTACCGCACGCTGAAAAAAATCATCGACAGCGGGGAAATCGGAGACATCGTCACCTTCAACGCCAATGAAGGCGTAGGGGCGTGGCACTTCGCCCACTCCTTCGTTCGCGGCCACTGGGGAAACAGCAAAACCTCCACGCCCATGATCGTAGCCAAATGCTGCCATGACATGGACATCCTTTACTGGCTCATGGGGCGGCGCAAATGCCTGTCCCTCGCCAGCTTCGGGGAACTCTCCTTCTTCACGAGAAAGACGCTCTCATCCCCGCGTCCGGAACGCTGCACGGACTGGACCGCTCCGGTGGGGGAAGACCCCTGGGACGCGCGCAAATACGCCACGGACGACGAATGCAAGCGCTGGCTGGGCATGGTGTACGACCGTGCCCGGGAAGCCACGGCGGAGGAAATCTATGAATGGCTCAAGACCTCCCCGTGGGGCAGGGACTACCTTCAGTGCGACAACGACCAGCCGGACCACCAGGTCTCCATCATGCGCTTTGAAGGCGGCCTGACCGGCACCTTCACCATGACGGCTTTTGAACAGGGGCGCCACATTGAAGTGTACGGCACCAAAGGCAGGATCCGCGCCGGAGCCTTCTACAAGGAAAACGGCCCGGGGGAAATCACCGTGACGCCCCACTTCGGAGGCCGGCCCCGCGTGGTGGAACTGGAAGAACTGGAAGGCGGCTACCAGGGGCACGGCGGAGGCGACTGGGGACTGGTGCAGGCGCTGTATGACGACATACTCACGGTATCCTCCCCGGCAGACATGACAACCTCCATTGAGGAATCCGCCCATTCCCACGTGATGGCCTTTGCCACGGAACACGCCCGCCTGAGCGGGAAGGTGGTGGACGTGGCCGAGTTTGAACGCCGCGTCATGAACGGTGAATTGGCGTATTAA
- a CDS encoding GNAT family N-acetyltransferase yields MPTLRQATKDDIMLIHELAQQAFPATYRDLLSRDQMEFMMDWMYSPANLLKQMEEGHVYFIAIHEGEHCGYLSVQPEGPGVFHLQKIYVLPGFQGKHIGSYLFRQAVSYIRSIHPAPCQMRLNVNRYNTRAVEFYNRMGMKEVERGDFHIGHGYYMTDYIMGLDIA; encoded by the coding sequence ATGCCGACACTCCGCCAAGCCACGAAAGACGACATCATGCTCATCCACGAACTGGCACAGCAGGCTTTTCCCGCCACTTACCGGGACCTCCTTTCCCGGGACCAGATGGAATTCATGATGGACTGGATGTATTCCCCCGCCAACCTGCTCAAGCAGATGGAGGAAGGGCACGTGTACTTCATCGCCATTCATGAAGGGGAACACTGCGGTTACCTTTCCGTTCAGCCGGAGGGACCGGGCGTCTTCCATCTGCAGAAGATTTACGTGCTGCCCGGCTTCCAGGGAAAGCACATCGGCAGCTATCTGTTCCGCCAGGCAGTCAGCTACATCAGGAGCATCCATCCCGCGCCCTGCCAGATGCGCCTGAACGTCAACAGATACAACACCAGAGCCGTCGAATTTTACAACCGTATGGGAATGAAGGAAGTGGAGCGCGGAGACTTCCACATCGGCCACGGCTATTACATGACGGACTACATCATGGGCCTGGACATTGCCTGA
- a CDS encoding M3 family metallopeptidase, with protein sequence MNHPYLDPSFLVSWSRLTPEAIKPDITEAIFRAKTNIQAICDLPLDSLTYENTFGALEKASEDLNRGWGRIMHLDSVNDEPSQREAIGEMLPEVVAFSSSVSLNPMLWKVLKAAAACDWVKDLSPVKQRFIQETLADFRESGADLPDEVKPEYAEIEAQLSLKTKKFAENVLDSTNAWELVVTNEAELAGLPESAREAARLDALANGHGTEENPEWRFTQKFTSLQPVLQFADSDDLRRKVWEGSCTIGRDGEYDNEALIAEILDLRDRKARLLGFGTFADYTTSRRMAASGANALDFINDLHDKVKPSFLADMEAVRQYKEEKTGKPVEKLSPWETSYWAEKRRRELYAFDEEDLRPYYSVQKVMDGLFSIYSGLYGITVTPRKTAVAKPGEEMPEGAVEVWHPDVLFYDLHDSETGEHMGSFYADWHPRDSKRGGAWMNCLSVGEPPRGGSPRVPHLGLMVGNMTKPVGDRPALLSHMEVETVFHEFGHLLHQLLSDVEVKSLAGTSVAWDFVELPSQINENWCWERESVDLFAAHYETGEKIPEELFAKMRAARNYMSGTAFMRQLCFGKLDLELHARWPEYKGSALEETDERILADYRVPMTHRGPSVARRLTHIFADPTGYAAGYYSYKWAEVLEADAFSRFLKEGVLNPQTGRDFRRCILSKGNSKPAAELYRDFMGRDPDAEALLVKSGIL encoded by the coding sequence ATGAACCATCCTTATCTGGACCCCTCCTTCCTGGTCTCCTGGTCCCGGCTGACGCCGGAAGCCATCAAGCCGGACATTACGGAAGCCATCTTCCGCGCCAAGACGAACATCCAGGCCATTTGCGACCTGCCTCTGGACTCCCTGACTTATGAAAACACATTCGGCGCCCTGGAAAAAGCCTCCGAGGACCTGAACCGCGGCTGGGGCCGCATCATGCATCTGGACTCCGTGAACGATGAACCCTCCCAGCGCGAAGCCATCGGGGAAATGCTGCCGGAGGTGGTGGCCTTCTCCTCCTCCGTTTCCCTCAACCCCATGCTGTGGAAGGTGCTCAAGGCCGCCGCGGCCTGCGACTGGGTGAAAGACCTCTCTCCCGTGAAGCAGCGCTTCATCCAGGAAACCCTGGCGGACTTCCGCGAAAGCGGAGCGGACCTGCCGGATGAAGTGAAGCCGGAATATGCGGAAATAGAAGCGCAGCTCTCCCTCAAGACCAAGAAATTTGCGGAAAACGTCCTGGACTCCACCAATGCGTGGGAACTGGTGGTGACGAATGAGGCGGAGCTTGCCGGCCTGCCGGAATCCGCACGGGAAGCCGCCCGACTGGACGCCCTGGCCAACGGCCACGGTACGGAAGAAAACCCCGAATGGCGCTTCACGCAGAAATTCACCTCCCTCCAGCCGGTTTTGCAATTTGCGGATTCCGACGACTTGCGCCGCAAGGTATGGGAAGGCTCCTGCACCATCGGCAGGGATGGGGAATACGACAACGAAGCCCTCATCGCGGAAATCCTGGACCTTCGCGACCGGAAGGCCCGCCTGCTCGGCTTCGGTACCTTTGCGGACTACACCACCTCCCGCCGGATGGCGGCCAGCGGCGCGAACGCCCTGGACTTCATCAATGACCTGCACGACAAAGTGAAACCCTCCTTCCTGGCGGATATGGAAGCCGTGCGCCAATACAAGGAGGAAAAAACCGGAAAACCCGTGGAAAAGCTTTCCCCGTGGGAAACCTCCTACTGGGCGGAAAAGCGCCGCCGGGAGCTGTATGCCTTTGACGAGGAAGACCTGCGGCCCTACTACTCCGTGCAGAAGGTCATGGACGGCCTGTTCTCCATTTACTCCGGACTGTACGGAATCACGGTAACGCCCAGAAAAACGGCGGTCGCCAAACCCGGGGAAGAAATGCCGGAAGGCGCGGTGGAAGTCTGGCATCCGGATGTGCTGTTCTATGACCTGCACGACTCGGAAACGGGGGAACACATGGGGTCCTTCTATGCCGACTGGCATCCTCGCGACTCCAAGCGCGGAGGAGCCTGGATGAACTGCCTGAGCGTCGGGGAACCGCCACGCGGCGGCAGCCCGCGGGTGCCCCACCTGGGCCTGATGGTCGGGAACATGACCAAGCCCGTAGGGGACAGGCCGGCCCTGCTGTCCCATATGGAAGTGGAAACCGTCTTCCACGAATTCGGCCACCTGCTGCACCAGCTCCTTTCCGATGTGGAAGTGAAATCCCTGGCGGGAACGAGCGTGGCCTGGGACTTCGTGGAACTGCCCTCCCAGATCAATGAAAACTGGTGCTGGGAACGGGAATCCGTGGACCTCTTTGCCGCCCATTATGAAACCGGTGAAAAAATTCCGGAAGAACTCTTCGCCAAAATGCGCGCCGCGCGCAACTACATGAGCGGCACGGCATTCATGCGCCAGCTCTGCTTCGGCAAGCTGGACCTGGAACTGCATGCCCGCTGGCCCGAATACAAGGGCAGCGCCCTGGAGGAAACGGATGAACGCATTCTGGCGGACTACCGGGTTCCGATGACGCACCGTGGCCCGTCCGTTGCACGCCGCCTGACCCACATCTTTGCGGACCCCACGGGCTATGCCGCGGGTTACTACTCCTACAAATGGGCGGAAGTGCTGGAAGCGGACGCCTTCAGCCGATTCCTGAAGGAAGGGGTGCTGAACCCGCAGACCGGCCGCGACTTCCGCCGCTGCATCCTGAGCAAGGGCAACAGCAAGCCCGCTGCAGAACTCTACCGGGACTTCATGGGGCGTGATCCCGATGCGGAGGCCCTCCTTGTCAAATCCGGCATTCTTTAA
- the argS gene encoding arginine--tRNA ligase translates to MTIPGILEEKLSAALKAVLGADLPADFRATVAPSADLRFGDYQSNAAMVLAKQCRTNPRALAQQVVDQAGEDDVCSLEIAGPGFINFRIKPEFYASRLLAMLADERLGVEQVQNPKTIVIDFSAPNVAKPMHVGHIRSTIIGDALSRVARFVGHKVITDNHIGDWGTQFGMILWGWKNILDEQALAANPIDELLRVYKDVNLMCKEQPELLDTCKAELVKLQAGDEENLAIWKRCVEVSKSGLSRIYDQLDIHFDYWLGESFYNDALAPLVDGMIAAGLARESDGAICVFSDGSVPPNEDPFLVQEKGEWRANPCIIRKADGGFLYATTDLATLDHRIRTWGADSIWYVVGAPQALHFRQIFSAQRRRGMDGDYRHIAFGSILGDDRKPFKTRSGDTVSLQDVLDEAIERAARVVEEKSPDMPEEEKKRVSEIVGIGAVKFAELSQNRMTDYVFNWDKMLALQGDTAPYLQNSYVRVRSIFRKLDGALLDWTAPVELSRDAEIHLARLLARYGEVVPQVLDDCRPNVLAAYLFDLARAFHSFYEACPVLKSEGVVRHSRLALCELTARTLEHGLGLLGIRVPDRM, encoded by the coding sequence ATGACCATACCCGGAATACTTGAAGAAAAGTTATCGGCCGCATTGAAGGCGGTATTGGGGGCGGACCTTCCCGCCGATTTTCGCGCCACCGTGGCCCCGTCCGCGGACTTGCGCTTCGGGGACTACCAGAGCAACGCCGCCATGGTTCTGGCCAAGCAGTGCCGAACGAATCCCCGCGCGCTCGCCCAGCAGGTGGTCGACCAGGCGGGGGAGGACGATGTCTGCTCCCTGGAAATCGCCGGACCGGGCTTCATCAATTTCCGCATCAAGCCGGAATTTTACGCCTCGCGGCTGCTTGCCATGCTGGCGGACGAACGGCTGGGCGTGGAGCAGGTGCAGAATCCCAAAACGATCGTGATCGACTTTTCCGCGCCCAACGTCGCCAAGCCGATGCACGTGGGCCACATCCGTTCCACCATCATCGGCGACGCCCTCTCCCGCGTAGCCCGCTTTGTAGGCCACAAGGTCATTACGGACAACCACATCGGCGACTGGGGAACCCAGTTCGGCATGATCTTGTGGGGCTGGAAAAACATTCTGGATGAACAGGCCCTGGCCGCCAACCCCATTGACGAACTGCTCCGCGTGTACAAGGACGTGAACCTGATGTGCAAGGAACAGCCGGAACTGCTGGACACCTGCAAGGCGGAACTGGTGAAGCTCCAGGCCGGGGACGAAGAAAACCTCGCCATCTGGAAACGCTGCGTGGAAGTATCCAAATCCGGCCTTTCCAGGATTTACGACCAGCTTGACATTCACTTTGACTACTGGCTGGGGGAAAGTTTTTACAACGATGCGCTGGCTCCGCTGGTGGACGGTATGATCGCCGCCGGACTCGCCCGCGAAAGCGACGGAGCCATCTGCGTATTTTCCGACGGTTCCGTTCCTCCGAATGAAGATCCTTTCCTGGTTCAGGAAAAGGGTGAATGGCGTGCCAACCCCTGCATTATCCGGAAGGCGGACGGCGGTTTCCTTTACGCCACTACGGACCTGGCCACGCTGGACCACCGGATCAGGACCTGGGGCGCGGACTCCATCTGGTACGTGGTAGGCGCTCCGCAGGCGCTTCATTTCCGCCAGATCTTCTCCGCCCAGCGCCGCCGCGGCATGGACGGGGATTACCGCCACATTGCGTTCGGCTCCATTCTCGGCGACGACCGCAAGCCCTTCAAGACGCGGTCTGGGGATACCGTTTCCCTTCAGGACGTGCTGGATGAAGCCATTGAACGGGCCGCCCGCGTGGTGGAGGAAAAAAGCCCGGACATGCCGGAAGAGGAAAAGAAGCGCGTTTCGGAAATCGTCGGCATCGGTGCCGTGAAATTTGCGGAACTCTCCCAGAACCGGATGACGGACTACGTATTCAATTGGGATAAAATGCTGGCCCTCCAGGGGGACACGGCCCCCTACCTTCAGAACTCCTACGTGCGCGTCCGCTCCATTTTCAGGAAGCTGGACGGCGCTCTGTTGGACTGGACTGCCCCCGTGGAGCTCTCCCGGGACGCGGAAATCCACTTGGCAAGACTTCTCGCCCGTTATGGGGAAGTCGTTCCGCAAGTGCTGGACGACTGCCGTCCGAACGTCCTGGCCGCCTACCTGTTCGATCTGGCCCGCGCCTTCCATTCTTTCTATGAAGCCTGCCCGGTCCTGAAATCGGAAGGCGTCGTCCGCCATTCCCGGTTGGCCCTGTGCGAGCTGACCGCCCGAACGCTGGAACACGGGCTGGGGCTGCTTGGCATCCGTGTGCCGGACAGAATGTAA